The segment CAAGCAAGAGCGCCTACATCGGAGTCGGGGCCTTCAATCTCGTACGGGCCGATGCGTACCGTTCATTTGGAGGCCACACTGCGCTGCCGATGGAGGTGTGCGACGATACGAAACTGGGAAAGCTCATCAAGCAGCACGGCTTCCAGCAGCAGGTGCTGAACGGACCCGGTCTCCTCTCCGTGCGTTGGGTGGTGGGTCTGCGTGGCGCTATTGATGGTTTGAGCAAGAATGCATTTGCCGGCTTTGAGTTTCGGCCAACCGAGATGCTTGCCTCGGTCGGCTGCCTTGCCGTGTCCGGTGTCTATCCCGTTATCGCGCTGGCCACGCACAGCAATGCGATTCGCCTGCTTGGCCTCGCCTCTCTGCTCCTGATGGTGGTGGGCGGGGCGTGTATGCGGCGGATCGCAGATGCCCGGTTGTGGATCGGCGCCGCGTATCCGCTTGCTGCGCTCCTCCTCATCTTCATCATTCTTCGATCCACGTACCGCGTCTATCAGTGCGGTGGAATCGTCTGGCGTGGAACGCACTATGCTTTGGATGAACTTCGCCGTGGCGTGGTGTAGCGCGTAGTAAGCGATAACAACGCTGAACCGGTGGTGAACTACCCTACCGTCATCGTGGAGTAGACCGCGGTGAAGACCTCGCGCGGGGTGGTCAGCCCGCTGGATATCTTGTCGTAGCCGTCATCCAGCATCGTGCGCATCCCCTGTTTCGCAGTCATCGCGGTTTTCAGTTCTGTGATGGTTGCGCGGCGCGCGATCATCTCACGCAGCTCCGGCGTGCTGATAAAGATCTCAAAGATACCAAGTCGCCCTTTGAAGCCCGTGTTGCGGCACAACTCACACCCCGTTCCGCGCTTGAACTTCCAGTTTTGCACCTGGTCGGGCTCCAGCCCGATCTCAAGGAGCTCATCGTTCTCGGGCTTGTAGTCGGTTTTACAGCTGGTGCACACGGTGCGAACAAGGCGCTGAGCCATTACAGCCTGTACCGTGCTGGCGATCAGATACGCTTCGGCTTCCATGTCGATCATACGGCCGATCGTCTCCACGGCGTTGTTGGTGTGCAATGAACTGAGCACAAGGTGGCCGGTAAGGCTGGCCTGAATGCCGATGCCGAGTGACTCCGGGTCACGCATCTCTCCCACCATCATCACGTCTGGATCCTGGCGCAGAAACGAACGCATGACGCGCGGAAACGTCATCTTGTCGGTGACGCCTACCTGCGTGATGTGGTCGCTGAATTCGTACTCGATCGGGTCCTCCACCGTGACGATGTTCCGCTTGGTGCGATCCAGCTTGTTCAGAGACGCGTAGAGCGTGGAGGTTTTGCCCGAACCGGTTGGACCGGTGACCAGCACCATTCCATACGAGCTCTGGATGGCATTCGACCATTTGCCTTTTACGTCTTGCGGCATGCCCAGCTTGTCCAGCTCCACACGCGCAGAAGCTGGGTCCAGCAGGCGCATCACCACCTTCTCACCGTTCAACATCGGCAGGCAGCTCATTCTGGCGCTCAGTTTGCGAGCGCCATACTCCATATCCACACGGCCATCCTGTGGTTCGCGACGTTCGTCGATATGCATTCCCGCGCTCAGTTTGAGGCGGGCGAGGATGTTTGGCACGATGTCCGGGCTGTACTGGCCCACGTCGTGCATCACGCCATCGATGCGATAGCGTACGAGGAGGCGGCTGCGCTCCGGCTGCAGATGGACGTCGGATGCGCCAAGATCAAGCGCCTTGCGGAGCAGGAAGTCCACCGCAGTCACCGCCTCGGTTAAATCGCCGCCCATCTCGCGCGAAACACCCGATTCGCGGATAATCAATCGGAACTGGGCCGGCGCTCCGGTGCGGGACGTTACCTGGGTCATTGTATCTGCTCCTCTATTCGACCGTTCTGCGGTACGTGGCTACGGGCTCGATGGTTGTAGAAACTGGCCGACGTTCGCCTTTGTTACGATAACACATGGCGTCTCCACCACCTTCGGCGCCTTCTTCTCCTGGAAGTAGAGGTTCATGGTGTCGATAATCGCCTGACCCATCTTGCGTGGCTGTGTAGCGAGCGTGGCTGTCATTTTGCCCTGGCTGATGTCTTTCAGCGAGTCGCTGTTTCCATCGATCCCAACCGTTAATAGCGTTCGGCCCGAGTCGCGGGCTGCCTGTGCCGCGCCTTGCGCCATGGCGTCGCTGCAGCCGAAAACCAGGTCCAGCCCGGGGAAACGCTGCAGCCAGTCTCGCGTTATCGATGTGCCCGGCGCCCGCAGCCACTGGCCGTTCTGCTCAGCCACCACCTTGATGCCGGGGTATTTCGCTAGCGCCTGCTTAAAGCCGCCGGCTCGGGCATCTGTATGGTCACCGGGCTCACCGTCCAGGATAGCCACCTCGCCCTTGTAGGCGCCGTTTTTCTGTTTCAGCAGGCTGGCGGCCTCGGCGCCGCACATCTCGCCGCCCTTCAATTCGTCGTAGCCGATATATGAAACGACGTTGCCTTTCACCGGTGTGATCTGGTTGTGTACAAAAATCGGTACTCCGGCAGCGTTGGCCTTCTGAATGATGGTGTTGAGTGCATCGGGATTAATGCCGCAAACGCTGATCGCGGCCGGCTGCTTCTGAATAATGTCCTGCGCCAGCGCCACCTGGCCGGCGTAGTCGCTCTCCTTTTGCGGGGCCTGGTCAATGATCGGCGGCCAGCCGAGCTTCTGTGCTTCAGCCGCGGCTCCCTTGGGCAGCTCCACATGGAACTCGCTCGTTTTGGCCGGCGAGATAATCGCAACGAGACGGCTGTTTGCCCCGGAGCCGGTTGAGGCTGCTCCACCTCCGTGACAGCCACTGAGCAGGATCGCGGAAATCACCACGCCAAGCAGAGCCGCCCGTTCCGACCGGTGAATGTGTCTGCC is part of the Armatimonadota bacterium genome and harbors:
- a CDS encoding type II/IV secretion system protein, yielding MTQVTSRTGAPAQFRLIIRESGVSREMGGDLTEAVTAVDFLLRKALDLGASDVHLQPERSRLLVRYRIDGVMHDVGQYSPDIVPNILARLKLSAGMHIDERREPQDGRVDMEYGARKLSARMSCLPMLNGEKVVMRLLDPASARVELDKLGMPQDVKGKWSNAIQSSYGMVLVTGPTGSGKTSTLYASLNKLDRTKRNIVTVEDPIEYEFSDHITQVGVTDKMTFPRVMRSFLRQDPDVMMVGEMRDPESLGIGIQASLTGHLVLSSLHTNNAVETIGRMIDMEAEAYLIASTVQAVMAQRLVRTVCTSCKTDYKPENDELLEIGLEPDQVQNWKFKRGTGCELCRNTGFKGRLGIFEIFISTPELREMIARRATITELKTAMTAKQGMRTMLDDGYDKISSGLTTPREVFTAVYSTMTVG
- a CDS encoding sugar ABC transporter substrate-binding protein; amino-acid sequence: MSGRHIHRSERAALLGVVISAILLSGCHGGGAASTGSGANSRLVAIISPAKTSEFHVELPKGAAAEAQKLGWPPIIDQAPQKESDYAGQVALAQDIIQKQPAAISVCGINPDALNTIIQKANAAGVPIFVHNQITPVKGNVVSYIGYDELKGGEMCGAEAASLLKQKNGAYKGEVAILDGEPGDHTDARAGGFKQALAKYPGIKVVAEQNGQWLRAPGTSITRDWLQRFPGLDLVFGCSDAMAQGAAQAARDSGRTLLTVGIDGNSDSLKDISQGKMTATLATQPRKMGQAIIDTMNLYFQEKKAPKVVETPCVIVTKANVGQFLQPSSP